One segment of Castanea sativa cultivar Marrone di Chiusa Pesio chromosome 3, ASM4071231v1 DNA contains the following:
- the LOC142626763 gene encoding uncharacterized protein LOC142626763, with translation MAIDLSRISLRPLKLTDVDDFMLWAGDDQVTRFLRWKTFTSKEEALTFINDVCIPHLRWRRSICIDDRSIGFVSIFPGSGDDRCRADIGYGIATKYWGQGITTKAVKIALSQVFKDLPNLARLQSFVAVENLASQRVLEKAGLLKEGMLRKYTYLKGNLEDLFVYSFLATGSFPVVDP, from the coding sequence ATGGCCATTGATCTATCAAGAATTTCTCTCCGACCCTTGAAGCTAACAGACGTGGATGATTTCATGTTATGGGCAGGTGATGATCAAGTTACACGTTTCCTCCGATGGAAGACTTTTACATCGAAGGAAGAGGCTTTGACTTTCATCAATGATGTTTGCATACCCCATCTACGATGGCGTCGATCCATATGTATCGATGACCGTTCGATCGGCTTCGTCTCCATTTTCCCCGGATCGGGTGATGACAGGTGTAGGGCTGATATAGGGTATGGTATAGCCACAAAGTACTGGGGCCAGGGGATAACTACCAAGGCAGTGAAGATTGCTCTCTCACAAGTGTTCAAGGACTTGCCTAATTTGGCAAGGTTGCAATCTTTTGTTGCTGTAGAGAATCTAGCATCTCAAAGGGTCCTAGAAAAAGCTGGGCTCCTCAAGGAGGGTATGCTGAGGAAGTATACCTATCTTAAGGGGAATTTAGAGGACTTGTTTGTCTACAGCTTTTTAGCCACAGGCTCCTTCCCAGTTGTTGACCCTTAG